In Tamandua tetradactyla isolate mTamTet1 chromosome 7, mTamTet1.pri, whole genome shotgun sequence, the following are encoded in one genomic region:
- the LOC143690844 gene encoding uncharacterized protein LOC143690844, translating to MCSRSARRRLYNSPPESAAPAAASRIAPSGLIHEQGCRGAHGGQKPGLGPRDRRDWTSRAPFPVQAAPTRPLPRGPKSALSRTYLKKAGDRAAAAAIPIRLELLASRLFTASPARQSSQPRRTHFRLAKGLLSPPASLATLRGHLTTTPHPARLSPAPNRQNRSVANAQRLSVPRLQTLRLPTLPPRPDSAGLLAHYPEWTSRYPHARWEGRGWQGRVGGKEIAAAEA from the coding sequence ATGTGCAGTCGCTCCGCCCGCAGGAGGTTATATAACTCGCCCCCGGAGAGTGCCGCACCCGCCGCCGCCTCGCGCATTGCCCCCTCGGGCCTGATCCACGAGCAGGGCTGCCGTGGCGCCCACGGAGGACAGAAACCGGGCCTAGGCCCGCGGGACAGGCGGGACTGGACAAGCCGGGCCCCGTTCCCCGTACAGGCCGCGCCTACCCGCCCTCTGCCGCGCGGACCCAAATCCGCTCTTTCCCGTACCTACCTGAAAAAGGCGGGTGATCGAGCCGCCGCGGCCGCGATTCCAATAAGGCTCGAGCTCCTCGCGAGCCGGCTCTTCACAGCATCTCCCGCGAGACAGTCGTCACAGCCGAGGCGCACACACTTCCGCCTCGCGAAGGGGCTCCTCTCCCCTCCGGCCTCGCTCGCGACGCTCCGCGGCCACCTCACAACTACACCCCACCCCGCGAGGCTTTCGCCAGCTCCAAACCGGCAGAACCGCTCAGTGGCGAACGCGCAACGGCTGTCTGTGCCGCGGCTGCAGACCCTTAGGCTGCCTACCCTACCTCCTCGGCCTGACAGTGCCGGCCTGCTGGCGCATTACCCGGAGTGGACCAGCAGATACCCACACGCCCGGTGGGAGGGGCGGGGGTGGCAGGGAAGGGTAGGAGGAAAGGAGATCGCGGCGGCGGAAGCCTGA